A genomic window from Dehalococcoidales bacterium includes:
- a CDS encoding flagellin: MYHKLTRVLKSMHRRQRGMTGLETAIVLIAFVTVASVLAYSVLSAGIFSAERGKATVYSGLASAEATLEIVGSVLGLSPNQSSLETVQFSVGLAVQDSQCDSQSIVINYFDEEEHSEDVTFTAVKSDGSAERGSVTIIEADEQFVFTVTIPAAVTREAYEEFTIQVIPPTGATVTIQRTLPGYIAKVMDLR; encoded by the coding sequence ATGTACCACAAATTAACCAGAGTTCTCAAGAGCATGCACCGGCGTCAACGGGGCATGACGGGGCTGGAGACAGCCATCGTCCTGATTGCCTTCGTAACGGTTGCATCAGTCCTCGCCTACAGCGTCCTGTCAGCTGGTATCTTCTCGGCGGAAAGAGGTAAGGCGACAGTCTACTCGGGTCTTGCATCAGCGGAGGCTACGCTGGAAATCGTTGGCTCCGTACTGGGTCTGAGCCCGAACCAGAGTTCACTGGAGACGGTGCAGTTCTCGGTTGGGCTCGCAGTCCAGGACAGCCAGTGTGACTCCCAGTCCATCGTCATCAACTACTTCGATGAGGAAGAGCATTCCGAGGACGTCACCTTCACAGCCGTCAAGAGCGACGGCAGCGCCGAGCGCGGCTCAGTCACCATTATTGAGGCCGACGAGCAGTTCGTGTTCACGGTCACGATACCGGCCGCGGTAACCCGCGAGGCATACGAGGAGTTCACGATCCAGGTTATCCCGCCCACCGGCGCCACTGTCACCATCCAGAGGACCCTGCCTGGCTATATCGCCAAAGTAATGGACCTTCGGTAG